A region of Solibacillus isronensis DNA encodes the following proteins:
- a CDS encoding AAA domain-containing protein, with amino-acid sequence MAPKTIANIQTRCHILLTNTARDAMKEHVPDEHAFFNLQQYFIVAIEKVSVDAEQTHLSIFFDNDKNVKLKNKFEERVVIMDCVFDRKNGLVAKSFRTRGKGTPVVTNRRATMKIHFVASRISGHTYQEPFLKAIDELPIAQERFDYVNKRISSWEGYLKVLNKNADIEDIHARFSSVTFDADFSHMTVRINNLDKKQWKQLEGLSARLRGYVQEIGDVAKIRRNENTVEIALKPYYSNLARRNELQFQSEDIEFSNAATKSQLKRLLKGFERLKEGLAANANLETILFEDKPVIAERRKTVPLDFHNRLNPYQQQAVEGAMSSEDLYVIQGPPGTGKTTVISEICYQNAKAGLKTLVASQSNLAVDNALSRLLSNKDIRILRYGRTESIEEEGKKFIEENVASYWQEQTFEAIGHEISLHERKEQLLNDEINEAQNGIAALEQKQKELELQIEQKESAKAELHVLAEKILALKKELTECKKELEDNERKLEKLQATQSTVAETVANFEQQVKDGLTVEQLTEQAQQLKEARENFQQQLTQSHYKAQLDQFQQRFDAVKTKIEKANETSQYDLLVDKIASLKKVYEIEAFMSEYNIRRNYAMDRLLTALDRIQPQMEQYKPIKDVKERLEKALHYSETALGIHVTPDRLDMGHHYTLEEIQEFLTKLSIAFRDRRVNAQNGTRSIQGIHLRMQYIEQLNNKYMDAIRETVLIFEKLKEEIILQFKEQNDVKALQLQQLEEEATTVKSQMDAINEKIDPSVTLNHSADELEELLATNELDQMKTETQRQNREKVELQLNKKAEELAVLDEQIALGTESVEQLTVRFKGINSEGVQLEKRRTELEQLTKLNPEQAIIEVNEKIGLLTEKIETLEVKISLLPVTAELQKEWHGLLKNANAHDLDEIRKLYVKHANVIGTTCVASANKEFMDNYPTFDVVIIDEVSKATPPELLLPMLKGAKIILVGDHHQLPPLVGDATFEETLEQVVKESTTFEEKRELEKLLEESLFERLYNNLPSQNKTMLALQYRMHKNIMSTITPFYENESEQLQCGLDDSDAVRDHFLETSKITRNHHLLWLDIPNAKPYFEERMKEGSSLFNLAELEQIKQQLLELNAATEQAKAQGLIAQDALKSVGVISFYAEQVKRINRLIEQEISVPHLHIRTGSVDKFQGMEMDVIIVSMVRNHDNERGEIGFAKDYRRLNVALSRARELLIMVGSTEMFTKRPKSAKTRDMYAHVLTTVKEQDGYFAV; translated from the coding sequence ATGGCACCAAAAACAATCGCAAATATTCAAACCCGCTGTCATATTTTATTGACTAATACGGCACGTGATGCGATGAAGGAGCATGTTCCAGATGAACACGCCTTTTTTAATTTACAGCAATATTTCATTGTCGCGATTGAAAAAGTATCGGTCGATGCAGAGCAAACACATCTGAGCATCTTTTTCGATAATGATAAAAACGTAAAACTAAAAAACAAGTTTGAAGAACGTGTCGTCATCATGGACTGTGTATTTGACCGGAAAAACGGTCTTGTGGCGAAAAGCTTTCGAACACGCGGCAAAGGGACACCGGTTGTCACAAATCGCCGCGCCACAATGAAAATCCATTTCGTTGCATCCCGTATTAGCGGCCATACATACCAGGAGCCGTTCCTAAAAGCCATTGATGAACTGCCGATTGCACAGGAACGCTTTGACTATGTCAATAAGCGGATCAGCAGCTGGGAAGGCTATTTAAAAGTGTTAAACAAAAATGCGGATATTGAAGATATTCATGCCCGTTTTTCAAGTGTCACGTTCGATGCCGATTTTTCTCATATGACCGTTCGCATTAACAACCTCGATAAAAAGCAGTGGAAACAGCTGGAGGGCCTTAGTGCGCGTTTGCGCGGCTATGTTCAGGAAATTGGGGATGTTGCTAAAATCCGCCGCAACGAAAATACCGTTGAAATTGCATTAAAACCGTATTACAGCAATTTAGCGCGGAGAAATGAGCTTCAGTTCCAATCAGAAGATATCGAATTCTCCAATGCTGCGACGAAATCACAGCTAAAACGCCTGTTAAAAGGATTTGAGCGGTTAAAAGAAGGATTGGCCGCAAATGCGAACCTTGAAACGATTTTATTTGAAGATAAACCTGTCATCGCCGAGCGCAGAAAAACGGTTCCTCTCGATTTCCATAACCGGCTGAATCCGTATCAGCAGCAGGCAGTCGAAGGGGCGATGAGTTCCGAAGATCTTTATGTCATCCAAGGTCCGCCGGGTACTGGTAAAACGACGGTAATTTCGGAAATTTGCTATCAAAATGCAAAAGCAGGTTTGAAAACACTTGTTGCTTCCCAATCAAACTTAGCGGTAGACAATGCATTAAGCCGGCTTTTATCGAACAAAGATATCCGGATCTTGCGTTACGGCCGTACAGAAAGCATTGAAGAAGAAGGGAAAAAGTTCATTGAAGAAAATGTTGCGTCGTATTGGCAGGAGCAGACATTTGAAGCAATCGGGCATGAAATTTCGCTCCATGAAAGAAAAGAACAGCTATTAAATGATGAAATCAATGAAGCTCAAAATGGGATCGCCGCGCTTGAGCAAAAACAAAAAGAGCTTGAACTGCAAATTGAACAAAAAGAATCGGCAAAAGCAGAATTGCATGTTTTGGCCGAAAAGATTCTGGCATTAAAAAAAGAATTGACCGAATGCAAAAAAGAACTGGAAGACAATGAACGCAAACTGGAAAAACTGCAGGCAACACAAAGCACAGTAGCCGAAACCGTAGCGAATTTTGAACAGCAGGTAAAAGACGGATTAACTGTCGAGCAATTGACAGAACAAGCACAACAGTTGAAAGAAGCGAGAGAAAACTTCCAGCAGCAACTAACGCAAAGTCACTATAAAGCCCAACTGGATCAATTCCAGCAGCGTTTTGATGCTGTTAAAACGAAAATTGAAAAGGCCAATGAAACGTCACAGTATGATCTGCTTGTAGATAAAATTGCTTCGTTGAAAAAAGTATACGAAATTGAAGCGTTCATGAGTGAATACAATATTCGCCGAAACTATGCAATGGACCGTTTACTTACAGCGCTGGATCGAATTCAGCCGCAAATGGAGCAGTATAAGCCAATCAAAGATGTGAAAGAACGTCTGGAAAAGGCATTGCACTACAGCGAAACGGCGTTAGGGATCCATGTAACGCCGGACAGGCTGGATATGGGGCATCATTATACGCTGGAAGAAATTCAGGAGTTTTTGACGAAGCTGAGTATCGCTTTTAGGGACCGTCGTGTAAATGCTCAAAACGGCACTCGCTCCATCCAGGGGATTCATTTGCGCATGCAATATATCGAGCAGCTGAACAATAAATATATGGATGCGATCCGTGAAACGGTGCTTATTTTCGAGAAGCTGAAAGAGGAGATTATTCTTCAGTTTAAAGAGCAAAATGATGTGAAAGCACTGCAACTTCAGCAGCTGGAAGAAGAGGCAACCACGGTAAAATCCCAAATGGATGCGATCAATGAAAAAATTGATCCATCGGTTACGTTGAACCATTCCGCAGATGAGCTTGAAGAACTACTTGCAACAAATGAACTGGATCAGATGAAAACCGAAACACAACGCCAAAACCGTGAAAAGGTTGAGCTGCAACTGAACAAAAAAGCGGAAGAACTGGCAGTGTTAGATGAACAGATTGCCCTTGGTACTGAGTCTGTCGAACAGTTAACAGTTCGCTTTAAAGGAATCAACAGCGAAGGCGTCCAGCTTGAAAAACGCCGGACAGAACTCGAACAGCTGACAAAACTGAACCCAGAGCAGGCAATCATTGAAGTAAACGAAAAGATCGGGCTACTTACAGAAAAGATCGAGACGCTTGAAGTAAAAATCAGTTTGCTTCCGGTAACGGCAGAACTCCAAAAAGAATGGCACGGTTTACTGAAAAATGCCAATGCCCATGACTTGGACGAAATCCGCAAATTGTATGTGAAACATGCCAATGTGATCGGGACAACTTGTGTTGCATCGGCAAATAAAGAGTTTATGGACAACTATCCGACTTTTGATGTCGTAATTATTGATGAAGTTTCGAAAGCAACACCACCGGAACTGTTACTGCCGATGTTAAAAGGCGCAAAAATCATATTAGTTGGAGACCATCACCAGTTGCCGCCGCTTGTAGGCGATGCGACATTTGAAGAGACATTGGAGCAAGTTGTGAAAGAAAGTACAACATTTGAAGAAAAACGGGAGCTTGAAAAGTTACTGGAAGAATCATTGTTCGAGCGTCTTTATAACAATTTGCCATCGCAAAACAAAACGATGCTCGCACTCCAATATCGTATGCATAAAAATATTATGTCAACTATCACACCGTTTTACGAAAATGAATCCGAACAGCTGCAATGTGGTTTAGACGATTCAGATGCCGTACGTGATCATTTCCTTGAAACATCAAAAATTACACGAAATCACCATTTACTATGGCTTGATATTCCGAATGCCAAGCCGTATTTTGAAGAGCGTATGAAAGAAGGTTCGAGTTTATTCAATTTAGCGGAGCTGGAGCAGATTAAACAGCAGCTGCTTGAATTAAATGCCGCAACAGAACAGGCGAAAGCACAAGGGCTGATTGCTCAAGACGCATTAAAATCGGTGGGCGTTATTTCATTCTACGCGGAGCAGGTGAAACGCATCAATCGTCTGATCGAACAGGAAATCAGTGTACCGCATTTACACATCCGTACAGGATCTGTTGATAAATTCCAAGGGATGGAGATGGATGTGATTATCGTCAGCATGGTGCGGAATCATGACAATGAGCGCGGAGAAATCGGGTTTGCGAAAGATTACCGACGCCTGAATGTTGCCTTATCCCGCGCACGGGAACTGCTCATTATGGTCGGCAGTACCGAAATGTTTACAAAGCGTCCAAAGAGCGCGAAAACACGGGATATGTATGCACATGTATTAACGACAGTAAAAGAGCAGGACGGCTATTTTGCTGTGTAA
- a CDS encoding AraC family transcriptional regulator, with product MDTRETLQIILEFIDENITENISPDILAAQAGYSTWHFSRVFQWGTGYSVMNYVRNRRLAFAAHELSSGKRILDISIEYGFETHSGFSKAFRRHYGCSPGTYRLHAHSNRPFPPSLACTYKYFIGGIVMEPKFVTLPAIKLAGYAIKTTSTGGENSTAIPAFWDDYISGGRMEKLHSENFIKKHDEYGVCFPEDPITGEFEYVIGVEPKDGAEIAGEYHVREVSPATYAVFSTPPSDASNFVAAIQGTWNYIFNEWFPKSGYEYAPGCNDFELYDDRCMLDEGKVCDIYIPVVKTQK from the coding sequence ATGGACACAAGAGAAACTTTACAGATAATTTTAGAGTTTATTGACGAGAATATTACTGAAAATATTAGTCCGGATATTTTGGCTGCACAAGCGGGCTATTCAACATGGCATTTCAGCCGAGTATTCCAATGGGGTACCGGATATTCGGTGATGAACTATGTCCGGAACCGCCGACTTGCGTTTGCCGCACATGAACTTTCTTCGGGCAAGCGGATTCTCGATATTTCGATAGAATATGGGTTTGAAACACACTCTGGATTCAGTAAAGCTTTTCGGCGTCATTACGGCTGTTCACCAGGAACTTACCGTCTGCATGCGCACAGTAATCGTCCGTTTCCGCCAAGCCTTGCCTGCACGTACAAATACTTTATTGGAGGAATTGTTATGGAACCTAAATTTGTCACACTGCCTGCTATTAAACTAGCTGGTTATGCCATTAAAACGACGTCAACTGGCGGCGAAAACTCAACTGCCATCCCGGCTTTTTGGGACGACTATATAAGTGGCGGAAGAATGGAAAAACTTCATTCGGAAAACTTTATTAAAAAGCACGATGAATACGGTGTATGCTTCCCGGAAGATCCGATAACCGGAGAATTTGAATATGTAATCGGGGTCGAACCAAAAGACGGTGCTGAAATTGCTGGCGAATACCATGTTCGTGAAGTATCTCCCGCAACGTATGCTGTCTTTTCAACACCCCCTTCTGATGCCTCAAACTTTGTAGCTGCTATTCAAGGCACATGGAATTATATTTTTAATGAATGGTTCCCTAAGTCTGGTTACGAGTACGCACCTGGTTGTAACGATTTTGAATTGTACGATGACCGTTGTATGCTTGATGAAGGAAAAGTTTGTGATATTTATATTCCGGTTGTTAAGACACAAAAATAA
- a CDS encoding nucleoside-diphosphate sugar epimerase, with the protein MDLQSTVTQLQKELIQNPSIEIKKQMQYAIPIHTLEVKYHPVMRNAMDILMKMMLISFEKAKLNNVELLAEILLVEPLFIHDLTNKMLRLGMIVKEQEFALTAKGKTQLESGIFEEELEETSYFVQYSPIHERPLVGDLEEFADLEEFPEPFPTIETEEIEAIEETVLIEFIQQQLSEQPVAEDEVPHYITSVVSTESLQINDIPVICFLLFDQKENRHFVRVYNTLTRVWDERLETILFTIEKERLQEE; encoded by the coding sequence ATGGATTTACAAAGTACAGTTACACAGCTGCAGAAAGAACTCATCCAAAACCCGTCCATTGAAATCAAAAAGCAAATGCAATACGCCATTCCAATTCACACATTGGAAGTGAAATATCACCCGGTAATGCGTAATGCCATGGATATTTTAATGAAGATGATGCTCATTTCATTTGAGAAGGCGAAGCTTAATAATGTGGAGCTTTTAGCCGAAATTTTATTGGTGGAACCGTTATTTATTCATGATTTGACGAATAAAATGTTACGACTGGGCATGATTGTGAAGGAACAGGAATTTGCACTAACTGCTAAAGGGAAAACACAGCTGGAATCGGGCATTTTTGAAGAGGAACTTGAAGAAACAAGTTATTTTGTTCAATACAGCCCGATTCATGAACGGCCATTGGTAGGTGATCTGGAAGAATTTGCAGATTTGGAAGAGTTTCCGGAGCCTTTCCCGACAATCGAAACAGAAGAAATCGAAGCGATTGAAGAGACGGTGCTGATTGAGTTCATTCAACAGCAACTTTCCGAACAACCGGTGGCGGAAGATGAAGTACCGCACTATATAACAAGTGTTGTTTCAACGGAATCGCTCCAGATAAATGATATACCGGTGATATGTTTTTTATTGTTTGATCAAAAAGAAAACAGGCATTTTGTACGGGTATACAATACATTGACACGTGTTTGGGATGAGCGACTGGAGACAATCTTATTTACTATAGAAAAAGAGCGGCTGCAGGAAGAGTAA
- a CDS encoding YczE/YyaS/YitT family protein: protein MKQEFYWRCVFFIAGIIVLSLGVALTIKGQILGVGSWDVLHIGLQKNFGLTVGMWSIILGLLILAVDTFFTKRLPKVGTYLDMFLTGIFIDIFLIVLPDANTLLEQTLAFVVGVVLLGFGCGMYMVANLGVGPRDTLMLLFVHRLGWSVNRARTTMEVTVAVLGFVLGGPVGVGTVFMAFGLGPVVQWALKWNGKLFHRAAGVESVVI, encoded by the coding sequence GTGAAACAGGAATTTTATTGGCGCTGCGTATTTTTTATTGCAGGCATCATTGTTTTATCATTAGGCGTCGCATTGACGATTAAAGGACAAATACTTGGCGTTGGGTCATGGGATGTCCTCCATATCGGACTACAAAAAAACTTTGGCTTAACGGTCGGTATGTGGTCTATTATTTTAGGCTTGCTCATTCTGGCTGTCGATACGTTTTTCACGAAAAGATTGCCGAAAGTCGGAACTTATTTGGACATGTTCCTGACAGGGATATTTATTGATATATTTTTGATTGTATTACCGGATGCGAATACGCTGTTAGAACAAACATTGGCGTTTGTTGTTGGCGTTGTCCTGCTGGGCTTCGGCTGCGGGATGTATATGGTCGCAAACCTTGGTGTAGGACCTCGTGATACGTTAATGCTGTTGTTCGTGCATCGTCTTGGTTGGAGTGTCAACCGTGCACGTACGACAATGGAAGTAACGGTTGCTGTACTAGGTTTTGTATTGGGCGGACCAGTCGGAGTCGGTACGGTATTTATGGCGTTCGGCTTAGGGCCTGTCGTACAATGGGCGCTCAAATGGAACGGAAAGCTGTTCCACCGCGCAGCAGGTGTCGAAAGTGTTGTTATATAA
- a CDS encoding acyl-CoA thioesterase gives MFISETKVEVRYAETDQMGVVYHANYIIWCEIGRTQIVKDLGFNYAKLEEDGYLSPVMDFSIQYKAAMRYGQTATVRTWIEEHTKLRTTYGYEILHEDGTVAVTAKSQHILVKKENFRPVALKKIDAAWDAKYAEVAKIQS, from the coding sequence ATGTTTATTTCAGAAACAAAAGTAGAAGTACGCTATGCCGAGACAGATCAGATGGGTGTTGTGTATCATGCCAATTACATCATTTGGTGCGAAATCGGGCGTACGCAAATTGTGAAGGATCTAGGGTTTAACTATGCGAAGCTTGAAGAAGACGGCTATTTATCGCCTGTTATGGATTTCTCGATTCAATATAAAGCGGCAATGCGCTATGGACAAACGGCTACGGTTCGCACATGGATTGAGGAACATACGAAGCTGCGCACTACATACGGCTATGAAATTCTGCATGAAGACGGCACCGTTGCAGTAACGGCGAAGTCTCAACATATTTTAGTGAAAAAGGAAAACTTCCGTCCGGTCGCTTTGAAAAAAATTGACGCGGCATGGGATGCCAAATATGCGGAAGTTGCGAAAATTCAAAGTTAA
- the metA gene encoding homoserine O-acetyltransferase MetA: MPINIPKHLPAGELLRKEKIFVMEEDRAKTQQIRPLNILVFNLMPEKEKTELQLLRLLGNTPLQVDVTFLNTATYESKNVSKSHLDTFYRTFDQVKHRRFDGLIITGAPVEKMDFEDVGYWNEITHVMDWANEHVTSIMYICWGAQAALYHHFGIGKFELPKKCSGVYSHVITDLTVDLVRGFSDEYVAPHSRHTSVSIDEVRAHPDLRLLSYSDDAGVFIVQSKNNKHIMITGHLEYDATTLSDEYFRDIEKDPDNTEIPVNYFPNNDPLQAPKNVWRAHSHLLFYNWLNYYVYQETPYEWHYVDENIEYHI, translated from the coding sequence ATGCCGATTAATATTCCAAAACATTTACCGGCGGGTGAGCTGCTTAGAAAAGAGAAGATTTTCGTCATGGAGGAAGACCGTGCGAAAACACAACAAATTCGACCGTTAAATATTTTAGTGTTTAATTTAATGCCTGAAAAAGAGAAAACCGAACTGCAATTGCTGCGCTTACTCGGTAATACACCATTACAGGTAGATGTGACATTTTTAAACACGGCTACATACGAATCAAAAAATGTTTCCAAATCGCATTTAGATACTTTTTACCGGACGTTTGATCAAGTGAAGCACCGTCGTTTTGATGGACTTATTATTACAGGAGCGCCAGTAGAGAAAATGGATTTTGAAGATGTAGGCTACTGGAATGAAATTACGCATGTTATGGACTGGGCAAATGAACATGTCACTTCGATCATGTATATATGTTGGGGCGCCCAAGCTGCCTTGTATCACCATTTTGGCATCGGAAAATTCGAATTGCCGAAAAAATGCTCCGGTGTTTATTCCCATGTGATCACGGATTTAACAGTAGATTTAGTGCGGGGCTTTAGTGATGAGTATGTGGCACCGCATTCACGCCATACATCGGTTTCGATTGATGAAGTGCGTGCCCATCCTGACTTGCGCTTACTAAGCTACTCGGATGATGCAGGCGTGTTTATCGTTCAATCGAAAAACAATAAACATATTATGATTACAGGGCATCTGGAATATGATGCAACGACATTATCGGATGAGTACTTCCGCGATATAGAGAAGGATCCGGACAATACGGAAATTCCGGTCAACTATTTCCCAAATAATGACCCGCTGCAGGCACCGAAAAATGTTTGGCGTGCCCATTCACATCTGTTGTTCTACAACTGGCTGAACTACTACGTATACCAAGAAACGCCGTATGAATGGCATTACGTCGATGAAAATATTGAATATCATATTTAA
- a CDS encoding L,D-transpeptidase — MAIWIDISTLEHQLKLMDDNKLIKVYPIAVGKILTPTPSGTYTIINKQLNPPAPFGVLWMGLSQPHYGIHGTNNPSSIGKNRSHGCIRMFNHDVLELSSRTPIGTKVLIHT; from the coding sequence ATGGCGATATGGATTGACATATCCACTTTAGAACATCAATTAAAGCTAATGGATGACAATAAACTTATAAAAGTTTACCCAATTGCAGTTGGAAAAATATTGACTCCAACACCTTCTGGAACTTATACCATTATCAATAAACAACTTAATCCTCCTGCACCATTCGGCGTGCTTTGGATGGGATTGTCTCAACCTCATTATGGTATACACGGAACGAATAACCCGTCTTCTATTGGTAAGAACCGCTCACATGGATGTATTAGAATGTTTAATCACGATGTTCTAGAACTATCATCTAGAACGCCTATTGGGACGAAAGTTTTAATTCATACGTAA
- a CDS encoding ABC transporter ATP-binding protein has protein sequence MIHIENIHLYRNDKQILNDLSWHVQKGQHWAILGLNGSGKTTLLKVINGYIWPNEGKVQVLGETYGKTYIPKLRTRIGWVSNAMIDNFNWQDNAIEIVLSGKFGALRLFNDVTEEEIDHAVSIMKHFHCDHLANKSFEHLSQGERQRVQIARAIMADPEILILDEPCGGLDLIERENLLQTIEQIAEAENGPTLIYVTHHVEEILPCFSHVLLMKDGKNVEANAREVVLTDELLSDFFGREISLQIERERAWVAIK, from the coding sequence ATGATACATATTGAAAATATCCATTTATATCGCAATGACAAACAGATTTTAAACGATTTAAGCTGGCATGTACAAAAGGGGCAGCATTGGGCCATTTTAGGGTTAAACGGCTCCGGCAAAACAACGTTGCTGAAAGTAATTAACGGCTATATTTGGCCAAATGAAGGTAAAGTCCAAGTACTGGGTGAAACATATGGCAAGACGTATATACCGAAACTGCGGACGCGGATCGGCTGGGTCAGCAATGCGATGATCGATAATTTCAACTGGCAGGATAACGCGATTGAAATCGTGCTCAGCGGCAAATTTGGTGCCCTTCGCCTATTTAATGATGTGACGGAAGAAGAAATTGATCATGCGGTTTCTATAATGAAGCATTTTCACTGTGACCATTTAGCGAATAAATCATTCGAGCATTTGTCACAAGGTGAACGTCAGCGTGTCCAAATAGCAAGGGCCATTATGGCAGATCCGGAAATTTTAATATTGGATGAGCCGTGTGGCGGTCTGGACTTAATCGAACGGGAGAACTTGCTCCAAACGATTGAACAGATTGCTGAAGCAGAAAACGGCCCTACCCTTATTTATGTTACGCACCATGTAGAAGAAATTTTGCCTTGTTTTAGCCATGTGCTTTTAATGAAAGACGGAAAAAATGTCGAAGCCAATGCACGCGAAGTTGTTTTAACAGACGAATTATTAAGCGATTTCTTCGGGCGGGAAATCAGTTTGCAGATTGAACGCGAACGTGCCTGGGTCGCAATTAAATAA
- a CDS encoding HesB/YadR/YfhF family protein: protein MEIRLSEKALNWFKQEMEVEKGDFIRFYARYGGSSPFHEGFSLGMTREQPHEIGIETVVEDIHYYIEKSDEWFFNEHHLVVDVADSSDELTYSYEK, encoded by the coding sequence ATGGAAATCAGACTATCAGAAAAAGCACTCAATTGGTTTAAACAAGAGATGGAAGTAGAAAAAGGCGATTTTATTCGCTTTTATGCACGATATGGAGGTTCTTCACCTTTTCATGAAGGGTTTTCGTTAGGGATGACACGGGAGCAGCCGCATGAAATAGGTATTGAAACGGTTGTGGAAGATATTCATTACTACATCGAAAAATCCGATGAATGGTTTTTTAATGAACATCATTTAGTTGTAGATGTCGCCGATTCATCCGATGAATTAACTTATTCGTATGAAAAATAA
- the plsY gene encoding glycerol-3-phosphate 1-O-acyltransferase PlsY yields the protein MINALIIICAYLIGSIPSALWIGKIFYKTDIRQQGSGNLGTTNTFRVLGKKPGIAVLLIDILKGTAAVLLPLLPFFADSTVHPLILGVIAAAGHMFPIFASFRGGKAVATSGGVILGYNLPLFLILIIVFVIALKLTKMVSLSSMIVSAAAVIYVIGHWMITGEYALFILVVVLAGFIFYRHRENIKRIKAGTEPKIKGF from the coding sequence TTGATCAACGCGTTAATTATTATTTGTGCTTATTTAATCGGTTCCATTCCATCAGCTTTATGGATTGGCAAAATTTTTTACAAAACGGATATTCGACAACAAGGCAGCGGCAATTTAGGAACGACCAATACATTTAGAGTATTAGGCAAAAAACCGGGCATCGCCGTATTGCTTATTGATATATTGAAAGGAACGGCTGCGGTATTGCTTCCGTTATTGCCGTTTTTCGCAGACAGCACTGTCCATCCTTTAATCTTAGGTGTCATCGCGGCTGCGGGCCATATGTTCCCAATCTTCGCTAGTTTCCGTGGAGGAAAAGCGGTTGCTACGAGCGGCGGCGTTATTTTAGGCTATAATTTACCGTTATTTTTAATCTTAATCATCGTATTTGTCATCGCCTTAAAGTTAACTAAGATGGTCAGCTTGTCATCTATGATTGTATCCGCTGCAGCGGTTATTTATGTAATTGGTCATTGGATGATAACAGGTGAATATGCATTATTCATTTTAGTTGTCGTTCTGGCTGGCTTCATTTTTTACCGTCACCGTGAAAATATTAAGCGGATCAAAGCCGGTACTGAACCGAAAATTAAAGGATTTTAA
- a CDS encoding uroporphyrinogen-III decarboxylase, with translation MEETKFADLDRDKIGEIKKLEQKLNVTLIAYDLSPSHQAHHEDAPIVINPS, from the coding sequence GTGGAAGAAACGAAATTTGCCGATTTGGATCGCGATAAAATCGGAGAAATTAAGAAACTGGAACAAAAATTAAATGTTACTTTGATTGCTTATGATTTATCCCCGAGTCATCAAGCTCATCATGAGGACGCCCCAATTGTAATTAATCCTTCTTAA